In a genomic window of Xenopus laevis strain J_2021 chromosome 5S, Xenopus_laevis_v10.1, whole genome shotgun sequence:
- the prss35.S gene encoding inactive serine protease 35, whose product MDTLQLAFLFISIVASPICQADEMDEDYTWHIKKIPHIVSSDIINLKNPSYEAEPQLELNGTCGIECQRNLPLPSLADLEEYLSYETIYDNGTRTMTRVNVQDWHPETEMGREKPKHSRRKRHVYGTDSRFSISDKQFMTNYPFSTAVKLSSGCSGILISPKHVLTAAHCIHDGKDYIKSAKKLRVGLLKIKSDRGGKRRRGSKRGREDASEESPKKDGRKQRRKSVQKRSAAEEQANSLSGKERGSGAGKPSFQWTRVKAIQIAKGWFRDVSHNMSLDYDYSVLELKRPHKKKYMELGISPEAEKMPGSRVHFSGFDEDRPGQLVYRFCSISEQSKDLFYQYCDAEAGSSGSGIYIRLKEPNKKKWRRKIIAVYSGHQWVDVNNQQLDYNVAVRITPLKYAQICYWIHGNHDNCKQG is encoded by the coding sequence ATGGATACCCTACAGCTAGCATTCCTATTCATCTCCATTGTGGCATCACCTATTTGTCAAGCAGATGAAATGGATGAGGACTATACTTGGCACATAAAGAAAATACCTCACATTGTTAGTTCAGATATTATCAATCTCAAAAATCCCTCTTATGAAGCAGAACCGCAACTGGAGCTGAATGGAACCTGTGGGATTGAATGCCAAAGGAACTTGCCCCTACCCAGCCTAGCTGACCTTGAGGAATATCTTTCCTATGAGACAATATATGACAATGGCACACGCACAATGACAAGGGTTAATGTCCAGGATTGGCATCCTGAAACTgaaatgggaagggaaaaaccAAAGCATTCCCGCAGAAAGAGACACGTTTATGGCACTGACAGTAGGTTCAGTATATCTGATAAGCAATTCATGACTAATTACCCATTTAGCACAGCAGTGAAACTGTCTTCAGGGTGTAGCGGCATTCTTATTTCACCCAAGCATGTTTTAACAGCTGCTCACTGCATCCATGATGGCAAGGACTACATCAAATCTGCCAAGAAGCTACGTGTCGGCCTCCTTAAGATCAAGTCTGATCGTGGTGGCAAACGCCGCAGGGGATCAAAAAGGGGAAGGGAAGATGCATCTGAAGAATCTCCAAAGAAAGATGGtagaaaacaaagaagaaaatcaGTTCAAAAACGATCAGCAGCAGAAGAGCAGGCAAACAGTCTTTCTGGAAAAGAAAGAGGGTCAGGAGCTGGAAAACCATCATTCCAGTGGACAAGGGTGAAGGCCATTCAGATCGCCAAAGGATGGTTCAGGGATGTGTCTCACAACATGAGCCTTGACTATGACTATTCTGTTCTAGAACTTAAGCGCccacacaaaaagaaatacaTGGAGCTTGGCATCAGCCCAGAAGCAGAAAAAATGCCTGGAAGCAGGGTTCACTTTTCAGGTTTTGATGAAGATAGGCCTGGGCAGCTGGTGTATCGTTTCTGTAGCATTTCAGAGCAGTCTAAAGACTTATTCTATCAGTATTGTGATGCAGAGGCTGGTTCCAGTGGATCTGGTATTTACATCAGGCTTAAGGAACCCAACAAAAAGAAATGGAGGAGGAAGATCATTGCCGTCTATTCAGGACATCAGTGGGTGGATGTTAACAATCAGCAGCTGGATTACAATGTAGCTGTCAGAATAACTCCACTCAAATATGCTCAGATATGTTACTGGATACATGGGAACCATGATAACTGCAAACAAGGCTGA